The Lolium perenne isolate Kyuss_39 chromosome 6, Kyuss_2.0, whole genome shotgun sequence genome segment TCGCCCTGATCCGATCCGTTCTTCGTCCTGCACCATAATTGAGAGAGAGAGGGTCGGAGTTGGAGCATCGCATTCCACCTCGCCGGAGTCGGCGACCTCGGGGCTCTTCGCGGCACAAAAAATGGTGGCTAAAGAGCCACCGGCAAGCAAAATACCTAGGGTGAGGGGTGCAGCGGTCGCTGCCGCCGGAGATGAACAGGTTGCGGCGGAGCTTAGATGGAGGCCAGGAGCTCTAGAGGACCGGTGGAGGTGGAGGTTTGGGGAGGGCAAGGCGGCCGCGGGCAGTGGAGATATTCATCTTCTCCGGAGGTGttcgtggggggggggggggcggcggcggcgctcttcatcttcttcgacggtggcggcgtcggcCCTCTCCTCACCCTAGGGGGAAAAGTTGTCGCAAAGCTGATTGATAGTTTTTTTTTGTTGCCACGAGCTTGAATCTGATTTAGCTCACTGATGGAAAGATTGTTGGCTATGTTGGGCCAACTTCAGCCCATTGCACGTGCGGTCGCAGGCCGGAGCTGATCCATCGATCGCTCGACCACTGCACTCATCCCTTTCTCTCCCCAAAACCCTACACCACGTCCAGCGAGGAGGACGGGAGCAGTgaaccccgccgccgccgccgccgccgccatggcgcTCCGCCGGATCAACCCGACCAAGAAGCCCCTCCTCCATCTCCCCCGCCCcttctcctcgtcctcctcctccaaccCTCccttccctcctcctccaccgccgcactCCGACGACCCCGACGCCTCCCCCCGCTCCCCGCCCCCGAACAGCGGCGAGCCCCCGCAGAGACCCTCGCTCTTCAGCGACCTCCGCGTGCGCCTGCGGTCGTCCCCGGCGCCGCCCCCACCGCGGCGGATCCCGACAACCCCGCCCCGTCCCACCGGGCAACCCGCCGCGTCCCTCGACGACATCCGGCGCAGCCTCGAGACCTTCCGCGCCGAGTCCCGGAACCCCGGCGGCGCCCCGTCAACGCCGCCCCTCTTCTCCAGCGGCGGCGGGGGCACCCCGTCGTTCCAGGACCTGCTCAGGAGCAGCGGCCCCCCGGCGGCTCGTCCCCCCAACGCCGACGGCGCCAAGCCTGTCCCCTTCGACTTCACCGCCCTCCGCGAGGGCCTCCGGAAGATCGACCCGCGGCAGCAGCAGAAGCAGCCGCCCAAGGAGTTCCTCTCAGCGACGTCAAATGGCATCTTCGCCAAGGAGAGAGCCGGGGCAGAGGCGGACGATCCGGACGCCGCCGTCATGCTCTACAAGACCTACACCTACGAAGCCCTCGGGAAGGAGCTGCAGGAGCTGCGGCCGCCGGGCGCGGGGAAGGACGGCAAGGACTGGTTCTCGCTCCAGGAGCTGCAAGGCCGGATCGCCAAGCTCGCCGCCAAGGACCGCTTGGGTGGGCCTTTCGATGCGCTGAAGCAGAGCATGAGGAACATCGTGAAAACCGATACGCAGAAGAAGGCCATCAGAAACAGTAATCTCCTCTGGCCTAGCACTGATTCTTTTTTCCTTTCTTCGCGTATTCTCAACTGACCTTGTATTGTCTTGTGCTTGGCCGGGAGCAGTGGGTGGAATGTTTCCGATTGCGAACCTTCCTGGGAACCCGATACCGGAGTACCTGAGTCAACCACCCCAGGAGGAGTTGCTAGAGAGGGTGAGATTATCCCTTTTTTTTCCCTAGTATTTCATCTCTTGTCTCTGCTCCGAGGGTGCATTGCCTGATTATCGTTTGTTGCCTCTCCAGTATTTCCATCCCGACCACATGTCAGGCGAAGAGAAGATGAAATTGGAGCTTCAGAAGGTGAGGGACGAGTTCAAGATGTCCGAGAACGACTGTGGTTCTGCAAGAGTCCAAAGTAAGTATCTTACCCTTTATACTTGCATAATACCAGAAAACTGTGATACACATCTGAACACAAGTAGAATATGCTGACTTGCCAATACCGTCTTTCAATGCTGTGTCTCTCTTCCATAACTAGTCTAATGTTGTTGATGAGTAGTGAATGTTTAATATTTGATCATTTTCGTGTTCGCAAAAGAAGGTGGCCATGATTTGATATGACTCCAAGACCAAATTTCCTTGAGTAGCTGATATTGGCTATGCTAAATGTCGCAGTAAAGACTTTTCAGAATCTTCACTTGATAACCTAGTAGTTTTGTCAACTGTAGTACAACTGAGAAATGGTTCAGTTAACTTCAAGTGTTGACATGGTTCGGTGAACTTCAAGCATTACATTTTTTGTACGGTAACAGGTTTTTTTCCCCATATTCTTCTGTAGCTAGTAACTGATTAGTGAGAAAAGAGGTCTGGCTGATAGTATATATATTTTCAAATTCTGGTTCTTCTGGACTTAGGTTAGTGCAAGTTTTGCCCTACTAAATAGATATCATTAGACCTGTCAGCTGTCACTTGAAAGATTCACTCTATTCTCGAGGTCTTGAGCAGTTCTTCTAGGCTTGCTGGCAATCTTGTTTTGTTATGCTTACCATTGTTAGAAGCAGCTTGTACATGTATTCCTGGAACTAAATAACCTTCGATCTCTCATGTATTTTCGCCCTTTATTCTCAAGTTCTTGAGCAGTTCTGATATATATTTTGTATGTAGAGCATTTCATACTGTTCTATCTTTGATTGCATCTTTGCTAGGCACATTGTGCATGTTACTGATAGCATGCATATCTTTGTTTTTCAGTAGCCCAACTGACACTAAAAATCAAGCATCTGTCATCTGTTCTACACAAAAAGGTATGTGCAATGTTTCATTTCCCTTTATCCATATCATGCCGTATTTGCTCTTTTACCTAAACACCACTTTTGGAACTGTATGGAGTTCATTCAGTTTGGTCAAGTGACATGTGGACTCCATTGTTGTGGTGATGCAGGACAAGCATTCTAGGAAGGGTCTTCAGGATATGGTCCAGAGAAGGAAGAAATATCTCAAGTACCTACGGCGAACCGACTGGGACTCGTACTGCATGGTCC includes the following:
- the LOC127305234 gene encoding uncharacterized protein, with amino-acid sequence MALRRINPTKKPLLHLPRPFSSSSSSNPPFPPPPPPHSDDPDASPRSPPPNSGEPPQRPSLFSDLRVRLRSSPAPPPPRRIPTTPPRPTGQPAASLDDIRRSLETFRAESRNPGGAPSTPPLFSSGGGGTPSFQDLLRSSGPPAARPPNADGAKPVPFDFTALREGLRKIDPRQQQKQPPKEFLSATSNGIFAKERAGAEADDPDAAVMLYKTYTYEALGKELQELRPPGAGKDGKDWFSLQELQGRIAKLAAKDRLGGPFDALKQSMRNIVKTDTQKKAIRNMGGMFPIANLPGNPIPEYLSQPPQEELLERYFHPDHMSGEEKMKLELQKVRDEFKMSENDCGSARVQIAQLTLKIKHLSSVLHKKDKHSRKGLQDMVQRRKKYLKYLRRTDWDSYCMVLSKLGLRDIPEYKAPDYKKTQPTKAQSKKSKSKRKRKMKA